The Impatiens glandulifera chromosome 3, dImpGla2.1, whole genome shotgun sequence genome contains a region encoding:
- the LOC124931263 gene encoding late embryogenesis abundant protein D-34-like, translated as MSGGGGGGEPKRQKTEAVKYGDIFKNVHGELAYKPIVPRDAATMQAAEKMVLGQAQKGSIADVMQSVAAMNELTGAVSHDDTTDVSREHGGVTITDTTAGGIRVITESIGDQVLGQYTKPAVELVEPTAVGADAITIGEALEAAGRSSWDKPVEKSDAAAIKAAEIRSASKGTNEISPDGIGGAAQAAADRNERAVCDEDKIKLGEILENASCKLDMGDKAATREDAEVVIAAEIRNDPTMATHHCGVAETVAAAARLNTK; from the exons ATGtccggaggaggaggaggaggagaaccGAAACGACAAAAAACAGAGGCAGTCAAATACGGGGATATCTTCAAAAACGTCCACGGCGAGCTAGCCTACAAGCCCATAGTCCCGCGGGATGCCGCCACCATGCAGGCTGCCGAGAAAATGGTCCTGGGACAAGCTCAGAAAGGCAGTATTGCCGACGTCATGCAGTCTGTCGCCGCCATGAATGAGCTGACCGGAGCTGTCAGCCACGATGACACCACCGATGTCTCCAGAGAACACGGAGGAGTCACCATCACTGACACAACCGCAGGCGGCATCCGGGTTATTACAGAATCAATCGGTGATCAGGTTTTAGGGCAATATACTAAGCCGGCGGTGGAATTGGTAGAACCAACTGCTGTTGGAGCGGATGCTATAACTATTGGGGAAGCTCTTGAGGCTGCAGGTCGCTCTTCGTGGGACAAGCCGGTTGAAAAGAGCGACGCTGCAGCCATCAAGGCTGCAGAGATTAGGTCGGCGTCTAAGGGAACTAATGAGATCTCTCCGGATGGCATTGGCGGTGCGGCTCAGGCAGCCGCCGATCGAAACGAGAGGGCCGTTTGTGATGAGGATAAAATCAAGCTAGGCGAAATTCTAGAG AATGCTAGCTGTAAGCTAGATATGGGAGACAAAGCTGCGACCAGGGAGGACGCAGAAGTGGTGATCGCAGCAGAGATACGGAATGATCCCACGATGGCCACTCACCATTGCGGTGTTGCAGAGACAGTGGCTGCCGCGGCAAGGCTTAATACTAAGTAG
- the LOC124930837 gene encoding uncharacterized protein LOC124930837, producing MKVHPTPKKRNITLRYDIISVLSEANAVSIRQKKLRRLPHIFEKVLELPFHSDADVSIEETANCFRFVVETTDDMTVDIRAQTIEIYPGVTKIVIRGENVVDLSMGELELDIWRFRLPESTRPELASAAFNDGELVVTVPKEVEEEEEEEARIVLVQ from the coding sequence ATGAAGGTTCATCCGACGCCGAAGAAGAGGAACATAACTCTGCGATACGACATCATCTCGGTGTTATCGGAAGCGAACGCCGTCTCAATCCGTCAAAAGAAACTCCGTCGACTCCCTCATATATTCGAGAAAGTCCTGGAGCTCCCTTTCCACTCGGACGCAGACGTTTCGATAGAAGAAACGGCGAATTGCTTCCGTTTCGTGGTAGAGACGACAGACGATATGACGGTGGATATAAGGGCTCAGACGATCGAGATCTATCCAGGGGTTACAAAGATTGTAATTAGAGGGGAAAACGTTGTAGATTTGTCCATGGGGGAATTGGAACTCGATATTTGGCGTTTTCGATTGCCTGAGTCGACCAGGCCTGAGTTGGCTAGCGCGGCGTTTAACGACGGCGAGTTGGTGGTGACGGTGCCAAaagaagtagaagaagaagaagaagaagaggcaCGGATCGTTCTTGTACAGTGA
- the LOC124933028 gene encoding uncharacterized protein LOC124933028 — protein MDAVTAKDVSFNSDWEFSCEFEVDYECVEKAKIVQSTLAVDKELQPDKVKRQMFVSQEGKLSVRFEATEARFLRASFSSFVDNLTLATKTIEQFGS, from the exons ATGGATGCGGTTACAGCGAAAGATGTTTCTTTTAACTCCGACTGGGAATTCAGCTG TGAATTTGAAGTAGATTATGAGTGTGTGGAGAAAGCTAAAATCGTTCAATCTACACTGGCTGTTGACAAGGAg CTTCAGCCGGACAAAGTGAAGAGGCAGATGTTTGTATCTCAAGAAGGAAAGCTTTCAGT ACGTTTTGAGGCAACTGAAGCAAGGTTTCTTCGAGCATCGTTTAGTTCTTTTGTTGACAATCTCACATTGGCCACAAAGACAATTGAACAGTTTGGTTCATGA
- the LOC124930699 gene encoding tRNA (guanine-N(7)-)-methyltransferase non-catalytic subunit wdr4, whose protein sequence is MAMEQATIEEGDMNQDMEVAPALIAVHSNQKSVSVAVGCDLRVFDLENRCSVKLVDDSANSFHKGSIRAIRYSASGKLFVSAGDDKLVKIWDSDTWHCICTILSEKRVTSVALTNDDSFVCFADKFGIVWAVNLDEHRHGQAVEIKKAAPILSHYCSIITSLEFSPDGRFIISADRDSKIRVTVFPKNPLKGANEIQSYCLGHTQFVSCLSFIYTTESPDGILVSGSGDSTVRAWDILTGSLLATFDVGAEAGLVDSNKSEDECILAINDLCAVPNSSLVAISIQSFSGIVLLSYNISGRSFSLAKVIPVSEQAFVPTSLGISCSDTLWMVSGISNMQGGVGSSCLARVRVISGLSIKSEGDSSGAVVLEDKDVPGGVEAVEKLQDKLRIDKGMLQEASETLQSAMRKLLIKKNYIFEKRDFRKKRGRKNNK, encoded by the exons ATGGCAATGGAGCAAGCGACAATTGAGGAGGGAGATATGAACCAGGATATGGAGGTCGCCCCAGCTTTAATTGCTGTTCATTCGAACCAGAAGTCTGTTTCTGTGGCCGTCGGTTGTGATCTTCGCGTCTTTGATCTCGA AAACCGGTGTTCTGTTAAACTGGTTGATGATTCAGCGAATTCATTCCATAAGGGTTCAATAAGAGCCATCCGATATAGTGCAAGTGGAAAGCTTTTTGTGTCTGCTGGAGATGACAAGCTTGTAAAAATTTGGGATTCTGATACTTGGCACTGCATTTGTACCAT ATTGTCAGAGAAGAGAGTAACATCAGTTGCTTTAACCAATGACGATTCATTTGTTTGTTTTGCTGATAAATTCGGCATTGTTTGGGCTGTAAATCTGGACGAACATCGCCATGGTCAGGCTGTGGAAATTAAGAAAGCAGCTCCCATTCTATCCCACTATTGTAGCATCATTACAAGTCTG GAATTCTCTCCAGATGGGCGGTTTATTATTAGTGCTGACCGTGATTCTAAGATTCGA GTAACTGTATTTCCAAAGAATCCATTAAAGGGAGCCAATGAGATACAAAGTTATTGCCTCGGCCACACACA GTTTGTTTCCTGCCTTTCCTTCATCTACACCACAGAAAGCCCAGACGGGATTCTGGTTTCTGGAAGTGGTGATTCaaca GTTCGAGCCTGGGATATTTTAACCGGATCTCTTCTTGCTACCTTTGATGTTGGAGCAGAG GCAGGACTTGTAGATTCTAACAAAAGCGAAGATGAATGCATCTTGGCCATTAACGACCTATGTGCTGTTCCCAATAGTTCATTGGTTGCGATTTCCATCCAAAG TTTTTCGGGCATTGTATTGTTGAGCTACAACATTTCAGGCAGATCATTTTCACTTGCAAAG GTGATTCCTGTATCAGAACAGGCCTTTGTTCCTACAAGCTTAGGAATAAGTTGTTCGGACACTTTGTGGATGGTTTCAGGAATATCTAATATGCAAGGTGGTGTTGGGTCATCTTGCTTGGCCCGTGTAAGGGTAATATCGGGATTAAGCATAAAAAGCGAAGGAGATTCTTCGGGTGCTGTTGTGTTGGAGGATAAAGATGTTCCAGGAGGAGTTGAGGCAGTTGAGAAGCTGCAGGATAAGTTAAGAATTGATAAGGGAATGCTCCAAGAGGCTTCTGAAACTCTTCAATCTGCAATGCGgaagttgctgataaagaagAATTACATTTTTGAGAAACGCGACTTTAGGAAGAAGAGGGgaagaaaaaacaataaatgA
- the LOC124931918 gene encoding F-box/kelch-repeat protein SKIP30 — MSGLIEGLPDAVALRCLARVPLFLHPTLALVCRSWKAATRSPELFKARQEIKFVEDFLCVSAFDPENLFQLYDPARDLWMTLPVLPSKIRHLTHFGFVSTAGKLYVLGGGSDAVDPSTGDHDGSFATNEVWSYDFFARKWSPRAPMQVPRAMFACCVLDGQIVVAGGFTSCRKSISQAEIYDPDKDVWVQIPNLHHTHNSACEGVVVQGKVHVLHKGLSTVQVLEDVKMGWTVREYGWLQGPMAMVRGSLYVMSHGMIFKQETQSRKVVVSASEFRRRIGFAMMGIGDDVYVLGGVIGPERWNWDIEKLSDVNALTIGSERPVWRQLAAMTRCSGTILGSTELRI; from the coding sequence ATGTCTGGACTGATTGAAGGTCTACCGGATGCTGTTGCTCTGAGATGCTTAGCTAGGGTTCCACTGTTTCTACACCCGACTCTTGCACTTGTATGCAGGTCATGGAAAGCGGCAACCCGCAGCCCTGAACTATTCAAAGCCCGTCAAGAGATCAAATTTGTGGAGGATTTCTTATGCGTATCTGCCTTTGACCCGGAGAATCTCTTCCAGCTCTATGATCCTGCCCGAGATCTCTGGATGACCCTACCCGTCCTTCCCTCGAAAATCCGCCACCTCACCCACTTCGGCTTTGTCTCCACTGCCGGAAAGCTCTACGTCCTTGGCGGCGGTAGCGACGCGGTGGACCCATCAACAGGGGATCACGACGGAAGCTTCGCGACCAATGAGGTCTGGTCGTATGACTTCTTCGCCAGGAAGTGGTCCCCGCGCGCGCCTATGCAGGTCCCGCGTGCGATGTTTGCTTGCTGCGTGCTGGACGGGCAGATAGTGGTGGCGGGGGGATTCACGAGCTGTCGGAAATCGATATCTCAGGCGGAAATATACGATCCAGATAAGGATGTGTGGGTCCAGATCCCCAATCTCCACCACACGCATAACTCGGCCTGTGAGGGTGTGGTTGTACAGGGTAAGGTGCACGTGTTGCATAAGGGGCTGTCGACGGTTCAGGTTTTGGAGGATGTGAAGATGGGTTGGACAGTTAGGGAATACGGTTGGCTTCAGGGTCCTATGGCAATGGTTCGAGGGTCGCTTTATGTTATGAGCCATGGGATGATATTTAAGCAGGAAACGCAGTCTAGGAAGGTGGTGGTATCTGCATCGGAGTTTCGGAGGAGGATTGGATTTGCAATGATGGGAATTGGAGATGATGTTTACGTGTTGGGTGGGGTGATTGGGCCGGAAAGATGGAACTGGGATATTGAGAAGCTGTCGGATGTGAACGCGTTGACTATAGGGAGCGAGAGGCCCGTTTGGCGACAGTTAGCGGCCATGACCAGGTGCAGTGGCACCATTTTGGGATCGACTGAGCTGAGAATTTAG
- the LOC124929734 gene encoding non-specific lipid transfer protein GPI-anchored 16-like, with protein MAAVYLLLSVGGQINAGCTNEMINSFGPCLSFVSGSGSSSVSPTAGCCDSLKSLMGSSMDCACLVVSGNIPLPIPINRTLAVSLPKACKSLGVVPIQCPRNSLILLQFMVDHVNSNISPPAPGPVTKSAGSPPQPIATPPAAPPLDAPSTPTDDNTGLNRPLFTPLSAATKSSYITALPIIPIVLAGFLSI; from the exons ATGGCCGCGGTCTATCTATTATTATCGGTTGGGGGTCAAATAAACGCGGGGTGCACAAACGAGATGATCAACAGCTTTGGGCCGTGCTTGAGTTTTGTGTCGGGTAGTGGCTCGAGCAGTGTGTCTCCAACTGCGGGATGCTGCGACTCGCTTAAGTCATTAATGGGGAGCAGCATGGATTGCGCGTGCCTCGTAGTGTCGGGAAACATTCCCCTCCCTATCCCTATTAACCGAACGCTCGCGGTTTCTCTTCCCAAAGCTTGCAAATCCCTTGGTGTAGTCCCCATTCAGTGCCCACGTAATTCTCTAATTTTACTTCAATTCATGGTAGACCATG ttaACTCAAATATTTCTCCACCAGCTCCAGGTCCAG TAACGAAGTCAGCTGGCTCGCCACCTCAACCGATAGCAACTCCACCTGCGGCTCCACCTTTGGATGCACCATCGACACCAACAGATGATAACACGGGTCTTAACCGACCCTTGTTCACGCCTTTGTCCGCTGCTACCAAGTCCTCCTATATCACCGCCCTTCCAATAATACCTATTGTTCTCGCAGGATTTTTATCGATCTAA
- the LOC124930860 gene encoding pentatricopeptide repeat-containing protein At1g03100, mitochondrial — protein sequence MLSLRKLAHHITSGKFSLRWMVLLPHQLYTQNNFQHPNLVPSSKFIHPSQSFSTTLLVQARDTGKLSMDLEAAIDSNKFIDAWKLHEQHMQMEGFPRKYIVNKVIARFAETLDVEWLNKAYGLVERAFQEGKQNLLEKDSLIYLALCLARSGLPVPASTVVRMLFKREEFPTVAAWSAILAQLSQTAPGAYLAAELVLEISYIFQDGRIDPRKKINKPLLDTKPNTTAFNVALAGCTLFGTTRKAEQLLDMMPRIGVKADGPLLIIMAQIYEKNGRKEELRKLKRHIDEAHDLSAVQFQQYYNCLLSCLLKFGDLESASNMVLEMLYKAKEVQNTLAIAKLAFPSKPPDMRKSKLDENPLLSFDDFCADGSCLKLEAEVKIVLSELLSKLKNQVELITTERGILQPTEKILVKMAKAFLESRKVKELAEFLIKAEKAGSPVSVDSSPLVHVINTCISLGWLDEAHDLLDEMRFAGIRTGSSVYGSLLKAYCKANRPKEITSLLKEVRKAGIQLDSSCYESLIQSKVLHNDNQAALNIFQEMKESKIPRSIRTKTESEDGNGMMGKLLEEIKEGQTVDSGVHDWNNVIHFFCKKQMMGDAEKALKKMRSLGHLPNAQTFHSMVTGYAAIGGKYTEVTELWGEMKSFSGATGMKFDQELLDSVLYTFVRGGFFVRGKEVVEMMEKGKMFIDMYKYRSLMMKYHKTMYKGKAPKFQTEAQNTKREAALAFKKWVGLC from the coding sequence ATGCTGTCTCTACGAAAGCTAGCCCATCACATTACTAGCGGTAAATTTAGCTTAAGATGGATGGTTCTTCTTCCACATCAACTTTATACTCAGAATAACTTTCAACATCCCAATCTTGTTCCCTCCTCAAAATTTATCCATCCTTCACAATCCTTTTCAACTACTCTTTTAGTTCAAGCTAGAGATACAGGTAAATTATCCATGGATTTGGAAGCGGCTATCGATAGTAATAAGTTTATTGACGCATGGAAATTGCACGAACAACATATGCAAATGGAAGGCTTTCCACGGAAGTACATTGTTAACAAGGTTATAGCAAGATTTGCCGAAACCCTGGATGTTGAATGGCTTAACAAGGCTTATGGATTGGTAGAGCGTGCCTTTCAGGAAGGTAAGCAGAATTTATTGGAGAAAGATTCTCTAATTTATCTAGCTCTCTGTTTAGCAAGAAGCGGTTTACCGGTTCCTGCATCAACTGTCGTTAGAATGTTATTCAAACGTGAAGAATTCCCTACTGTAGCCGCTTGGTCTGCAATCTTGGCTCAATTGTCACAAACTGCACCTGGAGCTTACCTAGCTGCTGAACTGGTTCTCGAGATAAGTTATATTTTCCAAGACGGTAGGATTGATCCTCGTAAAAAGATCAATAAACCTTTGCTCGATACGAAACCCAACACAACCGCCTTCAACGTCGCTCTTGCTGGCTGCACTCTGTTTGGTACGACTAGAAAAGCAGAGCAGCTTCTTGACATGATGCCTCGGATTGGAGTTAAAGCTGATGGTCCGTTGTTAATCATTATGGCCCAGATTTATGAAAAGAACGGGAGAAAAGAAGAACTGAGGAAACTTAAGCGGCATATCGACGAAGCCCATGATCTGAGCGCTGTTCAGTTTCAGCAGTACTATAATTGCTTGCTTTCATGCTTGTTGAAGTTTGGTGATCTGGAATCAGCGTCAAACATGGTTCTAGAAATGCTTTACAAGGCTAAAGAGGTGCAGAATACCCTAGCCATCGCGAAACTCGCGTTCCCCTCTAAGCCTCCGGATATGAGAAAGTCTAAATTAGATGAAAACCCGTTGTTATCTTTTGACGATTTTTGTGCAGACGGAAGCTGTTTAAAGTTAGAGGCCGAGGTTAAAATCGTGCTAAGTGAATTACTGTCAAAGCTGAAGAACCAGGTGGAGTTGATCACGACAGAGCGTGGCATACTTCAACCAACGGAGAAGATTTTAGTTAAAATGGCTAAGGCGTTTCTTGAATCCAGGAAGGTGAAGGAATTGGCTGAATTTCTTATAAAGGCGGAGAAAGCAGGTTCCCCAGTTTCGGTTGATAGTTCTCCGTTGGTTCATGTAATCAACACGTGTATTTCGCTCGGGTGGTTGGACGAAGCGCACGATCTTCTCGACGAGATGAGATTTGCAGGCATCAGAACGGGTTCCTCTGTATACGGGTCTCTCCTAAAAGCGTATTGTAAAGCAAACCGACCGAAAGAGATTACTTCGCTCTTAAAGGAAGTTCGTAAGGCGGGAATTCAGCTAGATTCAAGCTGCTACGAGTCTCTTATACAGTCCAAAGTCCTTCATAATGATAATCAAGCGGCTTTAAATATTTTCCAAGAAATGAAAGAATCCAAGATACCGAGATCCATTCGTACAAAAACTGAATCAGAGGATGGAAATGGGATGATGGGTAAACTCCTGGAGGAGATCAAAGAGGGTCAAACTGTTGACAGCGGTGTTCATGACTGGAACAACGTGATCCATTTCTTCTGTAAGAAGCAGATGATGGGAGATGCGGAAAAGGCTCTGAAGAAGATGAGGAGTTTGGGACACTTACCGAACGCTCAGACATTTCATTCGATGGTGACTGGTTATGCAGCCATAGGGGGGAAGTACACGGAGGTGACGGAGCTTTGGGGTGAGATGAAGAGCTTTAGTGGTGCGACAGGGATGAAGTTCGATCAGGAGCTGCTCGATTCGGTTCTTTATACGTTTGTGAGGGGCGGGTTCTTTGTGAGGGGGAAAGAAGTGGTGGAAATGATGGAGAAAGGGAAGATGTTTATAGATATGTATAAGTATAGAAGCTTAATGATGAAGTATCATAAGACCATGTATAAGGGAAAGGCTCCAAAGTTTCAGACCGAAGCTCAAAATACAAAGAGGGAAGCTGCATTGGCTTTCAAGAAATGGGTTGGGTTGTGTTGA